A section of the Pedobacter sp. HDW13 genome encodes:
- a CDS encoding TonB-dependent receptor, whose amino-acid sequence MESTPTDLARLQPDDISGFSVLKDAAASSLYGARGANGVILVVTKSGADGKTKFNFRAENSLSSNVQNFKLADNITYMKMANEAVLTRTLPGSKSAPQPYSQTKIDRTAAGWNPYLYPNNDWIKTLIKDYTLNQRFNMNMSGGGKVAQYYIAGTYNIDNGVLKNEALNAYDNNVKLKSYQVRSNVNVKLTPTTEGIVRTSGSFDDYQGPIGGGAGIFAQALASNPVLFPAIYPESALPLVKHPLFGNALIGSGNVFYNNPYASMVSGFQAYNTSTLNVQLEVKQDFNFITPGLTARVMGYTSRYSYFALNRQLFPFFYGANPVDAQGSNYTLSLLNEQSTPAPTEYLNYTPGERKANTTTYMEAAVNYNRTFSQKHAVGALLITTMRNYLTANGTDLQSSLPARNQGLSGRVTYGYDSRYLFEANFGYNGSERFAQNNRYGFFPSVGVAWNASNEKFFEPLRSVVSKLKFRATYGLVGNDQIGKPEDRFFYMANVNLNGAAQGGFGTDYSYNRPSVSISRYPNDAITWEKTKTTNLGMDLSLFNSLNLVVEAYQNHRSNILMTRSYIPSTMGLSAAIQANVGEAESKGIDVSLDYNQNFGKVWLQARGTFTYATSKLLVNEEPNYGADLAYLSKVGNSLGQNYGYIAERLFVDDEEVRNSPRQAFGTGLDPVRGGDIKYRDVNGDGIISPLDIVPLGLPTTPEIVYGFGLSAGYKNFDISGFFQGSARSSFWIDPTKITPFAFGTDPNKPLNYQNGLLQSIADNYWSEDNRNMQAFWPRLSSTVNSNNIQVSNWWMRNGSFLRLKTVELGYNVSGKWINKFGIGSLRIYSNATNLFVKSSFTMWDPEQGSNGLGYPLQRVYNFGVNVQF is encoded by the coding sequence ATGGAATCTACGCCAACAGACTTGGCGAGGCTGCAGCCAGACGATATTTCTGGTTTTTCTGTATTGAAGGATGCCGCTGCATCATCATTATATGGGGCAAGGGGAGCAAATGGGGTCATATTGGTTGTTACCAAGTCTGGTGCTGACGGTAAAACGAAATTTAATTTCAGGGCGGAAAATTCGCTATCCTCGAATGTGCAGAATTTTAAACTGGCAGATAATATTACTTATATGAAAATGGCCAATGAAGCGGTATTAACGCGCACCTTGCCAGGTTCCAAATCTGCTCCACAACCTTATTCACAAACGAAAATCGACCGCACTGCCGCGGGCTGGAACCCCTATCTTTACCCCAATAATGACTGGATAAAAACGCTAATTAAAGACTATACCTTAAACCAGCGTTTTAACATGAATATGAGTGGGGGAGGCAAAGTTGCCCAGTATTACATTGCCGGAACCTATAATATCGACAATGGCGTATTGAAAAACGAGGCGCTGAACGCATACGATAATAACGTTAAATTAAAAAGCTATCAGGTACGTTCGAATGTTAATGTAAAACTAACCCCAACTACGGAGGGGATTGTAAGAACCTCAGGTAGTTTTGATGATTATCAGGGGCCAATAGGCGGTGGGGCCGGTATTTTTGCTCAGGCCCTTGCATCAAATCCGGTATTATTTCCTGCTATCTATCCCGAATCAGCACTGCCTTTAGTGAAACATCCTTTATTCGGGAATGCCCTGATTGGTAGCGGGAATGTTTTTTATAATAATCCATATGCTAGTATGGTTTCTGGTTTTCAGGCTTACAATACTTCAACATTAAATGTACAGCTTGAAGTTAAGCAAGACTTTAATTTTATTACGCCAGGACTTACCGCCCGGGTGATGGGCTACACCTCAAGGTATTCTTATTTTGCCTTGAACAGGCAACTCTTCCCCTTCTTTTATGGTGCAAATCCTGTAGATGCACAAGGAAGTAATTACACCTTATCATTGTTAAATGAACAAAGCACCCCGGCCCCTACAGAATATCTTAACTATACGCCGGGAGAACGGAAGGCAAATACGACCACTTATATGGAGGCTGCTGTAAATTATAACAGAACCTTCTCTCAAAAACATGCAGTTGGCGCGCTATTGATTACCACAATGCGCAATTATTTAACGGCAAATGGTACCGATCTTCAGTCTTCGCTTCCTGCCAGAAACCAGGGGCTTTCGGGCAGGGTAACCTATGGTTATGATAGCCGATATCTTTTTGAGGCTAATTTTGGCTACAATGGTTCTGAGCGCTTTGCCCAAAATAACCGCTATGGTTTTTTCCCATCGGTAGGTGTGGCCTGGAATGCAAGTAACGAGAAATTTTTTGAACCCTTAAGAAGTGTCGTATCTAAGCTTAAATTCAGGGCTACTTATGGCTTGGTGGGCAATGATCAGATTGGAAAGCCTGAAGACCGTTTCTTCTATATGGCTAATGTGAATTTAAATGGAGCCGCACAGGGAGGTTTCGGAACGGATTACAGTTATAATAGGCCATCTGTTTCTATAAGCAGGTATCCAAATGATGCAATTACCTGGGAAAAAACAAAAACCACCAATTTGGGGATGGATCTAAGTTTGTTTAATAGCTTAAACCTGGTTGTGGAAGCATATCAAAATCACAGGAGCAATATTCTAATGACCAGGAGCTATATTCCAAGCACCATGGGGCTTTCTGCTGCCATTCAGGCCAATGTTGGTGAAGCTGAATCGAAGGGTATTGATGTTTCCTTAGATTACAATCAAAATTTTGGAAAGGTATGGTTACAGGCACGGGGGACATTTACTTACGCTACTAGTAAATTGCTGGTTAATGAAGAGCCAAATTATGGCGCTGACTTAGCCTACCTTTCTAAAGTGGGCAACTCTCTTGGACAAAATTATGGTTATATCGCCGAAAGGTTGTTTGTGGATGATGAAGAGGTAAGGAATTCACCTCGCCAGGCTTTTGGCACTGGTCTGGACCCGGTTAGGGGTGGGGATATTAAGTACAGAGATGTGAATGGTGATGGTATCATCAGTCCATTGGATATCGTTCCGTTAGGCTTACCAACCACACCGGAGATCGTTTATGGTTTTGGGTTATCCGCAGGGTATAAAAATTTCGATATCAGTGGATTTTTCCAGGGCTCTGCCCGTTCATCCTTCTGGATTGATCCAACCAAAATTACACCATTTGCTTTTGGTACCGATCCAAATAAACCTCTGAATTATCAAAATGGGCTTTTACAAAGTATAGCCGATAATTATTGGTCCGAGGATAACAGAAATATGCAGGCTTTTTGGCCACGCTTAAGTTCAACTGTTAATTCAAACAATATCCAGGTTTCTAACTGGTGGATGCGTAACGGTTCTTTTTTAAGATTAAAAACTGTTGAACTTGGCTATAATGTCTCAGGGAAATGGATTAACAAATTTGGTATTGGTTCTTTGAGAATTTATAGCAATGCTACCAATTTATTTGTCAAAAGCAGTTTCACCATGTGGGATCCTGAACAAGGAAGTAACGGATTAGGTTATCCGCTTCAAAGGGTATACAATTTTGGAGTTAACGTTCAGTTCTAA
- a CDS encoding RagB/SusD family nutrient uptake outer membrane protein, with product MKLFKTTYLILSAVALTLVIPSCKKGFLDIVPDNVPTLDNAFTNRNEAEKFLFTCYSALPNDANPDFNPGMNTGDEFWIYPNPLASDYASFEPFNIAQGLQSRVNPAMNYWDGSGSAKSLWLGIRNCNIFLENVDKPIDLQPYEKERWIAEVKFLKAYLHWYLFRMYGPIPIVDKNLPITASIEEVKLSRKPVDSVVNYIADLLDQAAAGQGSGLPDKILNASTELGRITKPAALAIKARLLVTAASPLFNGNADFSNLRSKDGQPLFNPSYDVKKWQRAANACKAAIDAAEVSGASLYRFIPTSLQVVDEATKTEMSIRNAVCQKWNQELIWGSTASTNYLQRTACPNLFAAPQFDNGLRGQLAPTLKMAELFYTKNGVPITEDKTWDYANRYTLKATTATDQGLQNNYQTVGLHFDREPRFYADIAFDGSKMYMQSNQNPPLNIQNKLTQISAKKQSLYYSITGYFTKKLINWNLVIGANGGITTENYPWPIIRLGDLYLLYAEALNETGDLATPLTYLNKIRDRAGLQSVESSWTNFSNNPGKYTSQGGLRDIIQQERAIEMAFEGSRFWDLRRWKKAGAQLNAPIYGWNVSTASFADYNTRVLLFNQTFVSPRDYLWPIKESNLQVNPNLVQNTGW from the coding sequence ATGAAACTATTTAAAACTACATATCTTATTTTATCAGCGGTGGCATTAACTTTGGTGATACCCTCCTGTAAAAAAGGCTTCCTGGACATTGTGCCAGATAATGTACCAACACTGGATAATGCTTTTACCAATCGGAATGAAGCGGAAAAATTTTTATTTACCTGTTACTCGGCATTGCCAAATGATGCAAACCCTGATTTTAACCCAGGGATGAATACGGGCGACGAGTTTTGGATTTACCCAAACCCCTTAGCGAGTGATTACGCTTCTTTTGAGCCTTTTAATATTGCCCAGGGATTGCAAAGCAGGGTAAACCCGGCTATGAATTACTGGGATGGATCCGGGAGCGCTAAATCACTATGGCTAGGTATTCGTAATTGTAATATTTTCCTGGAAAATGTGGATAAACCAATCGATTTGCAGCCTTATGAGAAAGAGCGTTGGATTGCTGAGGTAAAATTTCTCAAAGCCTATTTACATTGGTATTTGTTCAGAATGTATGGGCCAATTCCTATCGTTGATAAGAATTTACCGATTACGGCATCTATCGAAGAGGTAAAGCTAAGCCGCAAACCTGTCGATTCAGTTGTAAATTATATTGCTGATCTCTTGGATCAGGCAGCGGCAGGACAAGGTTCAGGGCTGCCCGATAAGATTTTGAACGCAAGCACCGAACTGGGCCGGATTACAAAGCCGGCGGCATTAGCTATCAAAGCCAGATTATTGGTAACAGCAGCCAGCCCATTATTTAACGGAAACGCTGATTTCAGTAATTTGAGAAGTAAGGATGGACAACCGCTGTTTAACCCCAGCTATGATGTAAAGAAATGGCAACGTGCCGCTAATGCCTGTAAAGCAGCTATTGATGCTGCAGAAGTTTCAGGTGCTTCCCTTTATAGGTTTATCCCAACCAGCCTTCAGGTTGTTGATGAGGCAACCAAAACGGAAATGAGCATTAGAAATGCTGTATGTCAGAAATGGAACCAGGAATTAATTTGGGGTAGTACAGCTTCTACCAATTACCTTCAAAGAACTGCTTGTCCGAATTTATTTGCGGCACCACAGTTTGATAATGGTTTGAGGGGACAGCTGGCCCCAACTTTAAAAATGGCCGAATTATTTTATACCAAAAATGGTGTGCCCATTACCGAAGACAAAACCTGGGATTATGCCAACCGGTATACCCTGAAGGCAACAACGGCTACTGACCAGGGTTTGCAGAACAATTACCAGACTGTAGGTTTGCATTTTGACAGAGAACCACGTTTTTACGCTGATATTGCATTTGATGGCTCTAAAATGTATATGCAGAGTAATCAAAACCCGCCATTGAATATCCAAAATAAACTCACACAAATTTCGGCAAAAAAACAGTCCCTCTATTATTCCATAACGGGCTACTTTACCAAAAAACTGATCAACTGGAATCTGGTTATTGGTGCTAACGGGGGAATTACTACTGAAAATTATCCCTGGCCAATTATCAGGTTGGGAGACCTGTACCTGCTTTACGCAGAAGCTTTAAATGAAACCGGGGATTTAGCAACACCATTAACCTATTTAAATAAAATTCGGGATAGGGCAGGTTTGCAAAGTGTAGAAAGCTCCTGGACGAATTTCTCAAATAATCCTGGTAAATACACTAGCCAAGGTGGATTAAGAGATATCATCCAGCAGGAGCGTGCAATAGAAATGGCCTTTGAAGGAAGCCGTTTTTGGGATTTGAGACGCTGGAAGAAAGCGGGCGCTCAGCTTAATGCCCCAATTTACGGTTGGAATGTTTCTACAGCAAGTTTTGCAGATTACAATACCAGGGTGTTGTTGTTTAACCAAACTTTCGTTAGCCCAAGAGACTATCTCTGGCCAATAAAGGAAAGTAATTTGCAGGTAAATCCAAATTTAGTGCAAAATACGGGCTGGTAA
- a CDS encoding DUF4998 domain-containing protein → MEKIKCLIYPFLLVTVLYLSSCTRDDDYKKFAAGGERSYPGKPTAVIAQTGNKRVLLKVALGPDPLVARIKLYWNNRADSLEVPVVRSNGDTVRVFVDQHLNEGTNNFEVYTFNSRNDKSIVTNVSGNMFGDNYLSTVPKTNRPITSVALSAFPFITINWGTALISEQYIEIKYTDVSGTAQTLTVPSPSVSTKLPNYKAGTAITYRSIYAPDATSFDVISASASPVDMSAASYTAATSGYLYQPTGSKVLTAVKTWVPSGTNGIVIGFADLASTGYKALIVVNPDNTLTITAAPGPPLATGAPYTMFTAGLPTPYTPNAAFPGSTSCNNTYDPVTKTYKVRYGTGTAGSYRVVEEIITLN, encoded by the coding sequence ATGGAAAAGATAAAATGTTTAATCTATCCTTTTCTCCTTGTGACGGTCTTATACCTAAGCTCGTGCACTAGAGATGACGATTATAAAAAGTTTGCAGCTGGCGGAGAGCGTTCTTATCCTGGTAAGCCAACCGCTGTAATTGCACAAACAGGAAATAAACGGGTTTTGTTAAAAGTAGCACTGGGACCAGATCCATTGGTCGCCCGAATTAAATTATATTGGAACAATCGCGCCGATTCCCTGGAGGTTCCTGTTGTAAGAAGTAATGGAGATACCGTAAGGGTTTTTGTTGATCAGCATCTCAACGAAGGCACCAATAATTTTGAGGTGTACACTTTTAACTCCAGAAATGACAAATCGATAGTGACTAATGTTTCTGGAAATATGTTCGGCGATAACTATCTAAGTACAGTACCCAAAACCAACAGGCCCATAACCTCCGTTGCTTTAAGTGCTTTTCCCTTTATAACCATCAATTGGGGTACAGCACTAATCAGTGAACAGTATATAGAAATAAAATATACTGATGTAAGCGGAACAGCTCAGACCCTCACTGTCCCTTCTCCATCGGTATCAACGAAGCTACCCAACTATAAAGCAGGAACTGCAATCACTTACCGCTCTATTTATGCACCAGATGCGACTTCTTTCGATGTGATATCGGCTTCAGCCAGTCCGGTAGATATGTCTGCAGCAAGCTATACGGCGGCCACATCAGGCTACTTATACCAACCTACAGGATCTAAAGTGTTAACTGCGGTAAAAACCTGGGTGCCTAGCGGGACAAATGGTATCGTCATTGGTTTTGCCGATTTGGCCAGTACAGGTTATAAAGCGTTAATTGTGGTAAACCCAGATAATACCTTAACCATTACCGCTGCTCCTGGTCCACCATTGGCTACTGGTGCACCTTATACCATGTTTACTGCTGGCCTGCCAACCCCATATACACCAAATGCGGCGTTCCCGGGGTCTACCTCGTGTAACAATACCTACGATCCGGTTACCAAAACTTACAAGGTGAGATATGGTACAGGCACGGCAGGATCCTATCGTGTAGTTGAAGAGATCATCACCCTTAATTAA
- a CDS encoding DUF5054 domain-containing protein, translated as MKAIRYRPGFAFILKCLKFSIISLFIFWLSSANVSAQYINGSIANSPIPVRYTNPLSAKKVPMVTDIWVVFKTHFDLGFTDLPENVFKRYREEMMDNALSIIEKSKTQPKEKRFAWTVSGWPLEAQILGPLQTPERKARIEKAIKEGTLVVHGLPFTTHTESLDYEDLVRGLGFSSAVAKKYGVPLPISAKMTDVPSHSWIMPTLLKNAGIQFLQLGCNPASQYPRFPELFWWEGADGSKVLCNYTAEYGSDIKPTPNWPCKNYLAMQMTGDNHGPPTAAEIDKLLAYAAKELPGVKIHFGTLDDFAKAVLAENPNLPTVKGDCPDTWIHGLQSNPQEAKTGRNIRPLESALDGLNTQMKAWGIPVKSVASKLAKAYEQSLLYAEHTWGMNAEYGPRYSYGDAWKKWMIAAAAEPLPENDNYTALKNSNAYRIESGSKRKWLRSYDDKRQYIHNTNDIVRKGLDTDLNLLAASVNKKGKRIVVYNPLPWKRSGVIENPWVKGTYFYVKDIPASGYSSYGANELNEGNFTNDEASTFSTPYFKVVFDLKKGGIASLVEKSTGREWVDRSSKYVVGQFLHERFSSNEVDTWFNAYSRVKTGWGLNDLGKPGMPKASEIPYLNFTPNDWEINVKHTQVADVATLTAVSTDGFAKGYTLRFTFPRNMAYIDVNWAVDSKTPDKQAEGGWLCFPFNVEKPRFTVGRLGGPIDPAKDIIPGTNRHLMATTTGVALTAANKSEVVLASSDAPLISLGEPGLWKYSMDYVPRIPSVFVNLYNNMWNTNFALWQEGSWDENVRLWLVDKSTQTVANLTHYGWEARVPLLTGIADGAPGGLPVSKTGISLSKTGVLITAFGENPDGEGTILRLWEQSGTGGVLNVTLPSAKQFRKATPVNLRGEVKGKAIRVINGNFSCSVKAFGPVSFVLQ; from the coding sequence ATGAAAGCAATTAGATATCGTCCTGGCTTTGCCTTTATTCTCAAATGCCTCAAGTTTTCCATAATTAGCCTCTTTATTTTTTGGCTAAGCTCAGCCAACGTTTCTGCGCAGTATATTAATGGTAGTATAGCTAATTCGCCAATACCGGTAAGGTACACCAATCCGTTATCTGCTAAAAAAGTGCCGATGGTAACAGATATCTGGGTAGTATTTAAAACGCATTTCGATCTGGGATTTACTGATCTCCCTGAAAACGTTTTTAAGCGATACCGGGAAGAAATGATGGATAATGCATTAAGCATTATTGAAAAAAGTAAAACACAACCAAAAGAAAAGCGCTTTGCCTGGACTGTTTCGGGCTGGCCACTGGAGGCACAAATACTGGGGCCGCTGCAAACGCCCGAAAGAAAAGCAAGAATTGAAAAAGCCATAAAAGAAGGTACACTGGTTGTTCATGGCCTTCCTTTTACCACACATACAGAATCGCTTGATTATGAAGACCTCGTACGGGGTCTTGGTTTTTCTTCTGCAGTAGCCAAGAAATACGGTGTTCCATTACCCATTAGTGCCAAAATGACTGATGTACCCAGTCATTCCTGGATTATGCCAACTTTATTAAAAAATGCAGGCATACAATTTTTGCAATTGGGCTGTAACCCAGCCAGCCAATACCCACGTTTTCCAGAGCTTTTTTGGTGGGAAGGTGCTGACGGGTCGAAAGTATTATGCAATTATACAGCAGAATATGGTTCTGATATCAAACCAACGCCTAACTGGCCATGTAAAAATTACCTGGCTATGCAAATGACGGGCGATAACCATGGACCACCAACAGCAGCGGAGATAGATAAGCTCCTGGCTTACGCTGCCAAAGAGTTGCCAGGTGTGAAAATCCATTTTGGAACACTTGATGATTTTGCTAAAGCTGTACTTGCTGAGAATCCGAATCTTCCAACCGTAAAGGGGGATTGTCCCGATACCTGGATTCATGGCCTGCAATCCAATCCACAGGAAGCAAAAACCGGAAGAAATATCCGTCCACTTGAATCAGCCCTGGATGGGTTAAATACACAAATGAAAGCTTGGGGTATCCCGGTTAAGTCTGTTGCCTCAAAGCTGGCTAAAGCTTATGAGCAAAGTTTGTTATATGCTGAACATACCTGGGGAATGAACGCCGAATATGGTCCACGCTATAGCTATGGCGATGCCTGGAAAAAATGGATGATAGCGGCAGCTGCAGAACCGCTCCCTGAAAATGATAACTATACCGCCCTTAAAAATAGTAATGCTTACCGGATAGAAAGTGGTAGTAAACGCAAATGGTTACGTTCATATGATGATAAACGCCAGTATATCCACAACACGAATGATATTGTCCGTAAAGGACTAGATACAGACCTTAATCTATTGGCTGCATCAGTTAACAAGAAAGGCAAGCGTATTGTAGTTTATAATCCCTTGCCATGGAAAAGATCCGGAGTGATTGAAAATCCCTGGGTAAAAGGAACGTATTTTTATGTAAAAGACATACCCGCTTCTGGTTATAGCTCTTACGGCGCTAATGAGTTAAATGAAGGAAATTTTACAAACGATGAAGCTTCAACCTTTAGTACGCCATATTTCAAAGTAGTTTTTGATTTGAAAAAAGGTGGGATTGCCTCTTTAGTTGAAAAATCTACCGGCCGTGAATGGGTAGATCGATCCTCGAAATACGTTGTCGGACAATTTTTACACGAACGATTCAGTTCTAATGAAGTAGATACCTGGTTTAATGCTTACAGTCGTGTAAAAACTGGTTGGGGCTTAAATGATCTTGGTAAACCTGGTATGCCTAAAGCATCGGAAATTCCATATCTAAATTTTACACCAAATGACTGGGAAATAAATGTCAAACACACACAAGTTGCAGATGTTGCTACATTAACAGCCGTATCAACAGATGGTTTTGCAAAAGGATATACTTTAAGATTTACCTTTCCGCGCAATATGGCTTATATCGATGTTAATTGGGCTGTGGATTCAAAAACACCAGACAAGCAGGCGGAAGGAGGCTGGCTTTGTTTTCCTTTTAATGTAGAAAAACCGAGGTTCACCGTGGGCCGTTTAGGAGGGCCAATTGATCCTGCAAAAGATATTATTCCAGGTACCAACAGGCACCTTATGGCGACCACTACCGGAGTCGCATTAACAGCGGCCAACAAATCTGAGGTAGTGCTAGCCTCATCAGATGCTCCATTGATTAGTCTTGGGGAGCCCGGACTTTGGAAATATTCGATGGATTATGTGCCACGTATTCCATCCGTATTTGTTAATCTTTATAACAACATGTGGAATACCAATTTCGCTTTGTGGCAAGAGGGTTCATGGGATGAAAATGTACGTTTATGGTTGGTTGATAAGAGCACGCAAACAGTTGCGAACCTGACCCATTATGGGTGGGAAGCACGGGTACCTTTATTAACAGGTATAGCTGATGGTGCTCCAGGAGGATTGCCTGTAAGTAAAACTGGTATTTCCCTTTCAAAGACAGGTGTTTTAATTACTGCATTTGGCGAAAATCCAGATGGTGAGGGTACTATATTGCGTTTGTGGGAACAATCAGGTACTGGTGGTGTACTGAATGTTACCCTGCCTTCGGCTAAACAATTTCGTAAAGCTACGCCAGTAAACCTGCGTGGAGAAGTAAAAGGAAAAGCAATCCGTGTCATTAATGGCAATTTCAGCTGTTCAGTTAAGGCATTCGGACCGGTTAGTTTTGTATTGCAATAA
- a CDS encoding DUF5000 domain-containing lipoprotein yields MKRLIYRLSLCLLVAMVTHACKQSAIAPIENDGVAPGPVTGVTVTNLSGAAKITYKVPPDLDLLYVRAVYTTKQGEARETKVSSYNNTLTVVGFGDTDSYEVKLYAVDKGGNISQPTSVTVKPLTAPFKLIRNSLQVTANFGGIDVAYQNSTEADIAIVILMNNSVGDFVPVNTGYTNLKQGVILTRDLKATEAKFGVYVRDRWGNLSDTLTISLTPLYEVRLERTLMKEVKLPTDATLGFSGTVAALFDGVSITGAAPYYHSNSGNVMPQWFTYDMGVTAKISRMVWWMRSGFYFDLHAPRKVEIWGSNNPAADGSFNGWTLLTTYEQIKPSGLPNGQLSTADNEAALAGETITIPLDAPKVRYIRWKTLRNWSDGPYVNFTEIAMYGDPRP; encoded by the coding sequence ATGAAACGATTAATATATAGATTGTCCCTTTGCCTGCTGGTTGCCATGGTAACACACGCTTGCAAACAATCCGCAATAGCACCAATAGAAAACGATGGGGTAGCCCCAGGCCCGGTAACAGGAGTAACTGTAACTAATCTTAGCGGTGCGGCAAAAATAACTTACAAAGTGCCACCCGATCTGGATTTATTATATGTAAGAGCAGTATACACTACTAAACAAGGTGAAGCAAGGGAAACCAAAGTGAGTTCCTACAACAATACCTTGACCGTTGTTGGTTTTGGGGATACCGATAGCTATGAAGTAAAACTGTACGCGGTTGATAAAGGAGGGAATATATCACAACCAACATCAGTTACCGTTAAACCACTTACTGCACCCTTTAAACTTATCCGGAACAGCCTTCAGGTAACGGCTAATTTTGGTGGAATTGATGTTGCTTATCAAAATTCAACAGAGGCAGATATTGCAATTGTTATTTTAATGAACAATAGTGTGGGTGATTTTGTCCCTGTAAACACGGGTTATACCAATTTAAAACAGGGTGTAATCTTAACCAGAGACCTGAAGGCCACTGAAGCCAAATTTGGAGTATACGTGCGGGACCGATGGGGTAATCTCTCGGATACTTTAACCATTAGCCTTACCCCTTTGTATGAAGTTAGGCTAGAGCGGACATTAATGAAGGAAGTAAAATTACCTACAGACGCTACATTAGGCTTTAGTGGTACTGTAGCGGCCCTTTTTGATGGGGTTTCGATTACCGGGGCAGCGCCATATTACCACTCCAACTCCGGTAATGTAATGCCGCAATGGTTTACCTACGATATGGGGGTTACGGCTAAAATAAGCCGCATGGTCTGGTGGATGCGATCGGGTTTTTATTTTGACCTGCATGCACCGAGAAAAGTGGAAATATGGGGCTCTAATAACCCTGCTGCTGATGGTAGTTTTAACGGCTGGACATTGTTAACAACCTATGAACAGATCAAACCTTCCGGCTTGCCTAACGGACAATTATCTACTGCAGATAATGAAGCCGCTCTTGCTGGTGAAACCATTACCATTCCATTAGATGCACCTAAAGTACGTTACATTAGATGGAAAACCCTGAGGAACTGGTCCGATGGCCCTTATGTAAACTTTACTGAAATTGCGATGTATGGTGATCCCAGGCCATAA
- a CDS encoding carboxypeptidase-like regulatory domain-containing protein — MKNRFFLTRLRVRYLCHLLFFMVMAFEVTAQTTVTITGKVTDVKGGPLPGVSVTLKGSTTGGVTNSEGVYTIKLTNGTGTLVFSFVGHKKQEIAIAGRKTINVELQEDENSLEEVKVVVAYGTQKKESLVSSITTINPKELKGPTSNLTTMLAGRLSGVVAYQRSGEPGSDNAQFFIRE, encoded by the coding sequence ATGAAGAATCGATTTTTTTTAACCCGGCTAAGAGTGAGGTACCTCTGCCACCTGTTGTTTTTTATGGTCATGGCTTTTGAGGTAACCGCTCAGACCACTGTTACTATAACAGGTAAAGTTACCGATGTAAAGGGCGGCCCACTGCCTGGGGTAAGTGTTACCCTAAAAGGTTCTACCACTGGCGGTGTTACCAACAGCGAGGGTGTATATACAATTAAATTAACAAATGGGACAGGAACTCTTGTTTTTTCATTTGTTGGTCATAAGAAACAAGAAATAGCTATTGCAGGACGCAAGACCATTAATGTAGAGCTGCAAGAAGACGAAAATTCCTTGGAAGAGGTTAAAGTTGTGGTGGCCTATGGAACTCAAAAGAAGGAAAGTTTGGTTAGCTCGATTACGACGATTAACCCCAAAGAATTGAAAGGGCCTACCAGTAACTTAACCACCATGCTAGCCGGACGCTTATCCGGCGTTGTGGCTTATCAGAGAAGTGGCGAGCCTGGGTCAGACAATGCACAATTTTTTATCCGGGAGTAG